One genomic window of Medicago truncatula cultivar Jemalong A17 chromosome 1, MtrunA17r5.0-ANR, whole genome shotgun sequence includes the following:
- the LOC25483259 gene encoding bZIP transcription factor 60 has translation MDTFEPQIDFESLFAEYEVADFLQEDDINPSVSVADTPSPLSEIENLLMSDAEGIASSSSDSDYHKLLQDILVDPIPLSDDQGFVLSDEARVDPVTPQEVPPEPVSKKQIRQMRNRDAAVKSRERKKVYVKNLETKSRYFEGECRRLEHLLQCCYAENHALRLCLQSRGGFGAPMTMQESAVLLLESLLLGSLLWFLGIMCQLSLPLPLSLTTVLPPRENMDHKGLRRVALKGPNSNNISDYFLTRSFVKSRRCQASRTKMKFDFIML, from the exons ATGGACACTTTCGAACCCCAAATCGATTTCGAATCTCTCTTCGCAGAATACGAAGTCGCCGATTTTTTGCAGGAGGATGATATCAATCCTTCTGTTTCCGTCGCAGACACTCCCTCGCCTCTTTCAGAGATTGAGAATCTTCTCATGTCTGATGCCGAGGGAATTGCGTCCTCATCATCGGATTCTGACTATCATAAGCTTCTCCAAGATATTCTCGTCGACCCTATCCCTCTATCGGATGATCAAGGTTTCGTTCTTTCTGATGAAGCCAGGGTTGATCCAGTAACTCCTCAAGAGGTTCCTCCTGAACCCGTTTCAAAAAAGCAAATTag GCAGATGAGGAACAGGGACGCTGCTGTGAAAtcaagagagaggaagaaggtGTATGTGAAAAACCTTGAGACAAAGAGTAGGTATTTTGAAGGGGAATGCAGAAGATTGGAGCATTTGCTTCAGTGCTGCTATGCTGAGAACCATGCTTTGCGGCTTTGTTTGCAATCGCGTGGTGGCTTTGGTGCTCCCATGACCATGCAGGAGTCTGCTGTGCTCTTGTTGG AATCCCTGCTGCTGGGTTCCCTGCTATGGTTCCTGGGCATCATGTGCCAACTCAGTCTACCCCTTCCACTGTCGCTAACAACAGTGTTACCTCCAAGAGAAAACATGGATCACAAAGGTCTAAGAAGGGTGGCTCTAAAAGGGCCAAACAGTAATAATATCTCTGATTATTTCCTGACTCGATCGTTTGTAAAGAGTAGAAGATGCCAAGCTTCAAGAACGaagatgaaatttgattttatcatgTTATAA
- the LOC11434124 gene encoding WAT1-related protein At5g07050, which yields MEQKIFCCLLVYKKFKPHLVMVFGQLGYTLLYFITEASFNHGMSPYVYVTYRHVVAGFVMLPFAYFLEKNVRPKLTFSLFMEFFVLAVLGVSLTLNMYFVSFKYTSPTFIASMVNCIASLTFIIAVALRFEVLDLKNPHGISKVLGTLISLAGVMTMTLYKGPVMSNFWRPLFTIQPTIASSVNEKSQFKGSLLIVLCCVTWSLCFIMQASTLKRYPAQLSLTTWMCFIGAAQSAIFTVIAEHNNPSAWIIGLNIDLWSTIYGGIVVSGLLTYTQLWCTEKKGPVFVTMFNPLSTIFVAILAYSVLGEKLYLGSMIGALIVIMGLYLLLWGKEGDREVDFKTKGKLQCYSEDQECKI from the exons ATGgagcaaaaaatattttgttgtctACTTGTATACAAAAAGTTCAAGCCACACCTAGTCATGGTATTTGGCCAGTTGGGCTATACCTTGTTATATTTTATCACTGAAGCTTCTTTTAATCATGGAATGAGTCCTTATGTGTATGTTACCTATCGCCATGTTGTAGCTGGGTTTGTGATGCTCCCTTTTGCATACTTTCTAGAGAA AAATGTAAGACCAAAGCTGACATTTTCTCTATTTATGGAATTTTTTGTGCTTGCAGTGTTAGG ggTCAGTTTGACATTGAATATGTACTTTGTAAGCTTCAAGTACACTTCTCCAACTTTTATTGCTTCCATGGTCAACTGCATAGCTTCCCTTACCTTCATTATTGCAGTGGCACTCAGGTTTGAGGTTCTTGATCTTAAAAATCCTCATGGTATATCAAAGGTCCTTGGTACCTTAATCTCCTTAGCCGGTGTTATGACCATGACACTATATAAAGGACCTGTTATGAGCAATTTTTGGCGTCCTCTGTTTACTATTCAACCAACAATTGCTTCTTCTGTCAATGAGAAGAGCCAGTTTAAGGGTTCACTTCTCATAGTTTTATGCTGTGTTACATGGTCTTTATGCTTCATTATGCAG GCATCGACTCTAAAAAGATACCCTGCTCAATTATCACTCACGACATGGATGTGCTTTATTGGAGCAGCACAATCAGCTATTTTCACAGTGATAGCAGAACATAATAACCCTTCAGCATGGATTATAGGGCTCAATATTGACTTGTGGTCCACAATATATGGG GGAATTGTTGTGAGTGGTTTGTTGACGTACACTCAACTATGGTGCACCGAGAAAAAAGGACCAGTTTTTGTCACAATGTTTAACcctcttagtaccatatttgtGGCAATTCTGGCATATTCTGTCCTTGGTGAAAAACTTTATTTGGGCAG CATGATCGGTGCACTTATTGTCATCATGGGACTATACTTGTTACTGTGGGGGAAAGAAGGTGACAGAGAGGTTGATTTCAAGACCAAAGGTAAATTGCAGTGCTATAGTGAAGACCAAGAATGCAAAATATAG
- the LOC25483260 gene encoding exocyst complex component SEC15A, whose product MDLKPKRTSVTENGDGGEDLALANGNDVGPLVRHAFEMGRPEGLLRQMSFVVKEKEAEIEEMCKTHYEEFILAVDELRGVLFDAEELKSQLHGDNFKLQQVGSDLLVKLEELLECYSVKKNVAEAVKISKNCVEVLELCGKCNSQVSEGQFYSALKTVDLLEKSYLQSIPLKALKVAVERRIPVIKLHIEKNVCSQVNEWMVQIRSSARNIGQTAIGRIATVRQRDDEMLEQQRKAEEQYISGAGSLAYTLDAEEFDEDSVIKFDLTPLYRACHIHDFLGIREKFREYYYTNRLLQLNSDLEISSAQPFVESYQTFFAQIAGFFMVEDRVLRTAGVLLVADQVETMWETAVAKMTSVLEEQFSSMESATHLLLVKDYVTLFGSTLRQYGHDIGTLLDVLDSSHEKYHQLLLEECRQQTVDVLGNDSYDQVLIKKESDYENVVLSFNLQTSDSMPAFPYTAPFSSMVPDVCRIVRSFIKGSVDYLSHGIGMHMNVFDVVRKYLDKFLIDVLNAVLLNTINGGNIAVPQVMQIATNIAVLERACDFFLRQAAQLCGIPCRSIERPQPDLSAKVVLKTSRDAAYIGLLNMVNKEIDKFMTAGVNWTPEETNQNGNDYIHEVIIYLHSILKPAQQILPLDAMHRVGSGVFEHISNSLVAAFSSDSVKRFNANAVINIEYDLQIIENFADEQFYSAGLGEIYNEGSFKNCLVEARQLINLLLSSQAEDFMNPDIREKSYYALDYKKVSAICDKFKDSPDGIFGSLANKNAKQSARKKSMDVLKKWLKDFS is encoded by the coding sequence ATGGATTTAAAACCAAAGAGGACAAGTGTTACGGAGAATGGTGATGGTGGGGAGGATTTGGCTCTTGCAAATGGGAATGATGTTGGTCCTCTTGTTAGGCATGCCTTTGAAATGGGTCGTCCGGAGGGGCTTCTTCGCCAGATGAGTTTTGTGGTTAAGGAAAAGGAAGCTGAAATTGAGGAGATGTGCAAGACTCATTACGAGGAGTTCATCCTTGCAGTCGATGAACTTCGCGGGGTGTTGTTTGACGCTGAAGAGTTAAAGAGTCAGCTCCATGGTGACAATTTTAAGTTACAGCAGGTTGGCAGTGACCTTCTTGTCAAGCTTGAAGAGCTTCTTGAGTGTTATTCTGTTAAGAAGAATGTGGCTGAAGCTGTAAAAATATCCAAGAATTGTGTTGAGGTGTTAGAGCTTTGCGGAAAGTGTAACAGTCAAGTTTCTGAAGGCCAGTTTTATTCAGCATTGAAAACTGTTGATTTGCTTGAGAAAAGTTACCTTCAGAGTATTCCTTTGAAGGCTCTCAAAGTGGCCGTAGAGAGAAGAATTCCTGTAATAAAATTGCACATTGAGAAGAATGTTTGCAGTCAAGTTAACGAATGGATGGTTCAGATAAGGAGTTCTGCTAGAAATATTGGGCAAACAGCAATTGGCCGTATTGCAACAGTTCGCCAAAGGGATGACGAGATGCTAGAACAGCAGAGAAAGGCTGAGGAACAATATATTTCAGGAGCAGGGAGTCTCGCTTACACTTTAGATGCCGAAGAATTTGACGAAGATTCTGTTATCAAGTTTGATCTCACACCTCTTTATCGTGCTTGTCATATTCATGATTTTCTAGGAATCCGAGAGAAGTTTCGTGAATACTACTATACTAACAGATTGTTACAACTGAATTCCGACCTTGAAATATCTTCAGCACAACCTTTTGTTGAATCTTACCAGACATTTTTTGCTCAAATTGCTGGCTTCTTCATGGTTGAGGATAGAGTCCTCAGAACTGCTGGGGTCCTCCTGGTAGCTGATCAAGTTGAAACAATGTGGGAGACAGCTGTGGCTAAAATGACATCCGTGTTAGAGGAGCAGTTCTCCTCTATGGAGTCGGCCACACATCTTCTCCTGGTGAAGGATTACGTCACTCTGTTTGGGTCTACTCTTAGACAATATGGGCATGACATTGGGACACTTCTTGATGTGCTTGATAGCAGCCATGAGAAGTACCACCAGCTTCTCTTGGAAGAATGCCGGCAACAAACTGTTGATGTTCTCGGCAATGACTCATATGACCAAGTGTTGATAAAAAAGGAATCTGACTATGAGAATGTTGTTCTTTCATTTAATCTTCAAACATCAGATAGTATGCCTGCTTTTCCATATACAGCACCATTCTCCTCCATGGTACCTGATGTGTGTCGCATTGTGAGGTCCTTTATCAAAGGCTCCGTTGATTACTTGTCTCATGGTATCGGTATGCATATGAATGTCTTTGATGTTGTGAGGAAGTATTTGGACAAGTTCCTGATTGACGTATTGAATGCAGTATTACTCAATACAATTAATGGTGGCAACATCGCTGTACCTCAAGTTATGCAGATTGCTACAAACATAGCTGTCCTTGAAAGAGCCTGTGATTTTTTCCTTCGACAAGCAGCCCAACTATGCGGCATTCCTTGCCGATCAATTGAAAGGCCTCAGCCAGATTTAAGTGCAAAGGTGGTCTTGAAGACATCGAGGGACGCAGCTTATATTGGCCTACTTAACATGGTAAACAAAGAAATAGACAAGTTTATGACTGCTGGTGTTAATTGGACTCCTGAAGAGACAAATCAGAATGGAAATGACTACATACATGAAGTGATTATTTACCTCCATTCTATTTTAAAGCCAGCACAACAAATTTTACCCCTGGATGCCATGCACAGAGTTGGGAGTGGTGTTTTTGAGCATATTTCCAATTCTCTAGTGGCTGCTTTCTCTAGTGATAGTGTCAAAAGGTTTAATGCAAATGCTGTTATAAACATCGAATATGATCTTCAGATCATAGAAAATTTTGCAGATGAGCAGTTCTATTCTGCTGGTCTGGGAGAAATTTACAATGAAGGTAGTTTTAAGAATTGCTTGGTAGAAGCAAGGCAGTTAATTAATCTTTTGCTAAGTAGTCAAGCTGAGGACTTCATGAATCCTGATATAAGGGAGAAAAGTTACTATGCATTGGATTACAAGAAGGTTTCTGCCATCTGTGATAAATTCAAGGATTCACCCGATGGGATATTTGGAAGCCTTGCTAATAAAAATGCTAAGCAAAGTGCTAGAAAGAAATCAATGGACGTGCTCAAAAAGTGGCTTAAGGATTTCAGTTGA